A stretch of the Streptomyces sp. WMMB303 genome encodes the following:
- a CDS encoding aminoglycoside phosphotransferase family protein, with product MASVLPLEPPQRLSRALAAQQGASAAAAADWLRELPALLERWLREWELEAVRVVTPGGRSSVVVLVRQADGTPAALKLPAPDGAPAQVRTAREYAALTAWHGLGAVKVLRAAPEEGVLLLERLRCEVSLRSLAEAKATLEAVSVVRRLWVPPAAGHVLETVAEHTAQEAAQMRSSVPPDAEPLVAAALEARAAMLSDPADGEQVLLHGDFRQGAVLASSGSGERARWLTVGPDPLVGEPAYDLARLVRDRLHDLMASSGAPAATRRRVNKLADSLDVPRERVRNWTLYRAVESACRQYAAGNATDAEILLEFAAWL from the coding sequence ATGGCTTCCGTGCTGCCCCTCGAACCCCCCCAGCGGCTGTCGCGCGCGCTGGCCGCCCAGCAGGGCGCGTCGGCGGCGGCCGCGGCGGACTGGCTGCGGGAGCTGCCCGCGCTGCTGGAGCGGTGGCTCCGGGAGTGGGAGCTGGAGGCCGTCCGGGTGGTGACCCCGGGCGGGCGCAGCAGCGTGGTGGTGCTGGTGCGGCAGGCCGACGGCACCCCGGCGGCCCTCAAGCTGCCCGCGCCCGACGGTGCGCCCGCACAGGTGCGGACCGCGCGCGAGTACGCGGCACTGACCGCGTGGCACGGGCTCGGTGCCGTGAAGGTGCTGCGGGCCGCGCCGGAGGAGGGCGTGCTGCTGCTGGAGCGGCTGCGCTGCGAAGTGTCGCTGCGGTCGCTGGCGGAGGCCAAGGCGACGCTGGAGGCGGTCTCGGTGGTGCGGCGGCTGTGGGTGCCGCCGGCCGCGGGGCACGTGCTGGAGACGGTCGCCGAGCACACCGCGCAGGAGGCGGCACAGATGCGCTCCTCGGTGCCCCCGGACGCCGAACCGCTGGTGGCCGCCGCGCTGGAGGCCCGCGCGGCGATGCTGTCCGACCCCGCCGACGGCGAGCAGGTGCTGCTGCACGGGGACTTCCGCCAGGGCGCGGTGCTGGCCTCCTCCGGCTCCGGCGAGCGGGCGCGCTGGCTGACCGTGGGCCCCGATCCCCTGGTCGGCGAGCCCGCCTACGACCTGGCGCGGCTGGTGCGCGACCGGCTGCACGACCTGATGGCCTCCAGCGGGGCCCCGGCCGCCACCCGGCGCCGGGTCAACAAGCTCGCCGACTCGCTGGACGTGCCCCGCGAACGGGTACGCAACTGGACGCTCTACCGCGCGGTCGAGTCCGCGTGCCGGCAGTACGCGGCCGGCAACGCAACGGACGCGGAGATACTGCTGGAGTTCGCGGCCTGGCTGTGA
- the nusA gene encoding transcription termination factor NusA, with translation MDIDMSALRGLVREKEISLDLLVEAIESALLIAYHRTEGSRRDARVELNRKTGHVTVWAKESAEELEEGAEPREFDDTPTGFGRIAATTAKQVILQRLRDAEEEVTFGEYAGREGDVVAGVVQQGKDPKSVLVDIGKLEAILPPQEQVPGEEYGHGTRLRTYVVRVVKGVRGPSVTLSRTHPNLVKKLFELEVPEIADGSVEISAIAREAGHRTKIAVRSARSGLNAKGACIGPMGGRVRNVMAELHGEKIDIVDWSEDPAELVANALSPARVSKVEILDLAARSARVTVPDYQLSLAIGKEGQNARLAARLTGWRIDIRPDTADAAGGEPAPERSAEHG, from the coding sequence GTGGACATCGACATGAGTGCCCTGCGCGGGCTGGTCCGGGAGAAGGAGATCTCGCTGGACCTGCTGGTCGAGGCGATCGAGTCGGCCCTCCTCATCGCGTACCACCGCACGGAGGGCAGCAGGCGCGACGCACGCGTCGAGCTGAACCGCAAGACGGGCCACGTCACGGTGTGGGCCAAGGAGAGCGCCGAGGAACTCGAAGAGGGCGCGGAACCGCGGGAGTTCGACGACACTCCCACCGGGTTCGGCCGGATCGCCGCGACGACGGCCAAGCAGGTCATCCTGCAGCGACTGCGGGACGCCGAGGAGGAGGTCACCTTCGGCGAGTACGCCGGTCGCGAGGGCGACGTCGTGGCGGGCGTCGTCCAGCAGGGCAAGGACCCCAAGAGCGTGCTGGTGGACATCGGCAAGCTGGAGGCCATCCTGCCGCCGCAGGAGCAGGTGCCCGGTGAGGAGTACGGGCACGGCACCCGGCTGCGGACCTACGTGGTCCGGGTGGTCAAGGGCGTGCGCGGCCCCTCCGTGACGTTGTCGCGTACCCACCCCAACCTGGTCAAGAAGCTCTTCGAGCTGGAGGTCCCGGAGATCGCGGACGGCTCGGTGGAGATCTCGGCCATCGCCCGCGAGGCGGGCCACCGAACCAAGATCGCCGTGCGGTCGGCCCGCTCCGGGCTCAACGCCAAGGGCGCCTGCATCGGCCCGATGGGCGGCCGGGTGCGCAACGTGATGGCGGAGCTGCACGGTGAGAAGATCGACATCGTGGACTGGTCCGAGGACCCGGCCGAACTGGTGGCCAACGCCCTCTCCCCGGCGCGGGTGAGCAAGGTCGAGATCCTCGATCTGGCGGCGCGGTCAGCGCGCGTCACCGTGCCCGACTACCAGCTCTCGCTGGCGATCGGCAAGGAAGGGCAGAACGCCCGGCTCGCCGCGCGCCTCACGGGCTGGCGCATCGACATCCGCCCGGACACCGCCGACGCGGCAGGGGGCGAACCGGCTCCGGAGCGTTCCGCCGAGCACGGCTGA
- the rimP gene encoding ribosome maturation factor RimP: protein MSTTQSERLRGLLEPLVSKRGLDLEEIEVTPAGKRRVLRVVVDADDGVQLDTCAELSRACSEVLDESDAMGGAPYVLEVTSPGADRPLSELRHYRRAVGRLIKAQLTEAAGGGELTARLTAVDDEGLDLEVPGVKGRKPTARRLAFDELAKARVEIEFNPKAAQQRRMSADGDAEAAGNENEEEA from the coding sequence ATGAGCACCACCCAGAGCGAGAGGCTGCGCGGACTGCTGGAACCGCTCGTCAGCAAGAGGGGGTTGGATCTCGAAGAGATCGAGGTGACCCCGGCCGGAAAGCGGCGCGTCCTGCGTGTCGTGGTGGACGCTGACGACGGGGTCCAGCTCGACACCTGTGCGGAACTGAGCCGCGCCTGCTCCGAAGTGCTCGACGAGAGCGACGCGATGGGCGGCGCCCCGTACGTGCTGGAGGTCACCTCTCCCGGGGCCGACCGGCCGCTGAGCGAGCTGCGGCACTACCGCCGCGCCGTCGGGCGGCTGATCAAGGCGCAGCTCACCGAGGCCGCCGGCGGCGGGGAGCTGACCGCCCGCCTCACCGCTGTCGACGACGAGGGCCTCGACCTGGAGGTGCCCGGAGTCAAGGGACGCAAGCCCACCGCCCGCAGACTCGCCTTCGACGAGCTCGCCAAGGCGCGGGTCGAGATCGAGTTCAACCCCAAGGCCGCGCAGCAGCGGCGCATGTCCGCGGACGGCGACGCCGAAGCCGCCGGGAACGAGAACGAGGAGGAGGCGTAG
- a CDS encoding GNAT family N-acetyltransferase, with protein sequence MPHTAGRSLPDPRSVVTGPLDLAVRVDEALAVQAVAFGLTDDEIGVRRHIVLRHMTSPGARALGAATEEGRLVGFVYGMPNDRSQWWSTVVEPYLAQHGCQDWLDDTFVITELHVHPAFQHRGIGRELITRLTDAATEPRSLLSALDLDSPARALYRSLGYRDLARRVQFPSAPQPYAVMGAWLPLARD encoded by the coding sequence ATGCCGCACACAGCCGGGAGATCGCTCCCGGACCCCCGGAGCGTGGTCACCGGCCCGCTCGACCTCGCCGTCCGCGTCGACGAGGCGCTGGCCGTCCAGGCCGTCGCCTTCGGACTGACCGACGACGAGATCGGCGTCCGCAGACACATCGTGCTGCGGCACATGACCTCGCCGGGTGCGCGGGCGCTGGGCGCCGCCACCGAGGAAGGCCGGCTGGTCGGCTTCGTCTACGGGATGCCGAACGACCGCTCCCAGTGGTGGTCGACGGTGGTGGAGCCCTACCTGGCCCAGCACGGCTGCCAGGACTGGCTGGACGACACCTTCGTGATCACGGAACTGCATGTGCACCCGGCCTTCCAGCACCGCGGCATCGGACGCGAGCTGATCACCCGGCTCACCGACGCCGCCACCGAACCGCGGTCCCTGCTGTCGGCCCTCGATCTCGACAGTCCGGCCCGCGCCCTCTACCGCAGCCTGGGGTACCGCGACCTGGCCCGCCGGGTGCAGTTCCCCAGCGCCCCGCAGCCCTACGCGGTCATGGGCGCGTGGCTGCCGCTGGCACGGGACTGA
- the ispG gene encoding flavodoxin-dependent (E)-4-hydroxy-3-methylbut-2-enyl-diphosphate synthase, translating into MTAISLGMPDVPAKLADRRVSRKIQVGPVAVGGDAPVSVQSMTTTRTADIGPTLQQIAELTASGCQIVRVACPTQDDADALATIARKSQIPVIADIHFQPKYVFQAIDAGCAAVRVNPGNIKQFDDKVKEIATAASAAGTPIRIGVNAGSLDKRQLEKYGKATPEALVESALWECSLFEEHGFRDIKISVKHNDPVVMVNAYRLLAQRCDYPLHLGVTEAGPAFQGTIKSAVAFGALLSEGIGDTIRVSLSAPPAEEVKVGIQILESLGLRQRGLEIVSCPSCGRAQVDVYKLADEVTAGLEGMDVPLRVAVMGCVVNGPGEAREADLGVASGNGKGQIFVKGEVIKTVPESKIVETLIDEAMKIAEQMEKDGITSGEPVVTTAG; encoded by the coding sequence ATGACAGCGATTTCGCTCGGAATGCCGGACGTCCCGGCCAAGCTCGCCGACCGCAGGGTGAGCCGGAAGATCCAGGTAGGACCGGTCGCGGTGGGTGGGGACGCGCCCGTGTCCGTGCAGTCCATGACCACGACCCGCACCGCGGACATCGGCCCGACGCTGCAGCAGATCGCGGAGCTGACGGCGTCCGGCTGCCAGATCGTCCGAGTGGCGTGCCCCACCCAGGACGACGCCGACGCGCTCGCCACGATCGCCCGCAAGTCGCAGATCCCGGTCATCGCCGACATCCACTTCCAGCCGAAGTACGTCTTCCAGGCCATCGACGCCGGCTGCGCGGCCGTCCGGGTGAACCCCGGCAACATCAAGCAGTTCGACGACAAGGTCAAGGAGATCGCCACCGCCGCCTCCGCCGCGGGCACCCCCATCCGGATCGGTGTCAACGCGGGCTCCCTGGACAAGCGGCAGCTGGAGAAGTACGGCAAGGCCACCCCCGAGGCCCTGGTCGAGTCCGCGCTGTGGGAGTGCTCGCTCTTCGAGGAGCACGGCTTCCGCGACATCAAGATCTCGGTCAAGCACAACGACCCGGTCGTGATGGTCAACGCCTACCGGCTGCTGGCGCAGCGCTGCGACTACCCGCTGCACCTCGGCGTCACCGAGGCCGGCCCCGCTTTCCAGGGCACCATCAAGTCGGCCGTGGCCTTCGGCGCCCTGCTCAGCGAGGGCATCGGCGACACGATCCGGGTCTCCCTCTCGGCGCCGCCCGCCGAGGAGGTCAAGGTCGGCATCCAGATCCTGGAGTCCCTCGGGCTGCGCCAGCGCGGCCTGGAGATCGTCTCCTGCCCCTCCTGCGGCCGCGCCCAGGTGGACGTCTACAAGCTCGCCGACGAGGTCACCGCGGGCCTCGAGGGCATGGACGTGCCGCTGCGCGTCGCCGTCATGGGCTGCGTCGTCAACGGCCCCGGCGAGGCCCGGGAGGCCGACCTCGGCGTCGCCTCCGGCAACGGCAAGGGGCAGATCTTCGTCAAGGGCGAGGTCATCAAGACCGTCCCCGAGTCCAAGATCGTCGAGACGCTCATCGACGAGGCCATGAAGATCGCCGAGCAGATGGAGAAGGACGGCATCACCTCCGGCGAGCCCGTGGTCACCACGGCGGGCTGA
- a CDS encoding proline--tRNA ligase gives MAARVQRLSRSMLKTLRDDPADAETLSHKLLVRAGFVRRTAAGIWTWLPLGKQVLENVTRVVREEMDAIGGQEVLLPALLPKEPYEVSGRYEEYGDLLFRLKDRKGGDYLLGPTHEEIFTQVVKDQCTSYKDLPVTVYQIQTKYRDEARPRSGILRGREFTMKDSYSFDVSDEGLAESYAAHRVAYRRIFERLGLDYRIVSAVSGAMGGSASEEFLAPAAAGEDTFVQCPQCGYAANTEAVSVTQQPSSTEGHGPVEKLDTPDTPTIETLAEHLGVPASATLKNLLVKVDGEITAVGVPGDREVDLGKLGEQLAPATVELVTAEDFEGRQDLVRGYVGPQGGMAGKAFRYLADPRVAPGTSWVTGANEEGKHARNVVCGRDFEVDQYLDVVVVEPGDPCPNCGAGIELDRAIEIGHIFQLGRKYADAFELDVLGQDGKPVRVTMGSYGIGVSRAVAALAEQHADEHGLYWPREVAPADVHVVAAGKAQQTEAALEIADRLGAAGVRVLVDDRTSVSPGVKFTDAELIGVPTILIAGRGIKDGRVELKDRRTGEREELPVEEALARLTQG, from the coding sequence ATGGCAGCCCGTGTCCAGCGTTTGTCCAGGTCGATGCTGAAGACGCTGCGTGACGACCCGGCCGACGCGGAGACACTCAGCCACAAGCTGCTGGTCCGCGCCGGATTCGTGCGCCGCACCGCAGCCGGGATCTGGACGTGGCTCCCGCTGGGCAAGCAGGTGCTGGAGAACGTCACCCGCGTCGTACGGGAGGAGATGGACGCCATCGGCGGCCAGGAGGTGCTGCTCCCGGCGCTGCTGCCCAAGGAGCCCTACGAGGTCTCCGGCCGGTACGAGGAGTACGGCGATCTGCTCTTCCGTCTCAAGGACCGGAAGGGCGGCGACTATCTGCTCGGCCCGACGCACGAGGAGATCTTCACCCAGGTCGTCAAGGACCAGTGCACCTCGTACAAGGACCTGCCGGTCACGGTCTACCAGATCCAGACCAAGTACCGCGACGAGGCCCGCCCCCGCTCCGGCATCCTGCGCGGGCGCGAGTTCACCATGAAGGACTCCTACTCCTTCGACGTCTCCGACGAGGGCCTGGCCGAGTCCTACGCCGCCCACCGCGTCGCCTACCGGCGCATCTTCGAACGCCTGGGCCTGGACTACCGCATCGTCTCGGCCGTCTCCGGGGCCATGGGCGGTTCCGCCTCGGAGGAGTTCCTGGCGCCGGCCGCGGCCGGTGAGGACACCTTCGTGCAGTGCCCGCAATGCGGCTACGCGGCCAACACCGAGGCCGTCTCGGTCACGCAGCAGCCCTCCTCGACCGAGGGCCACGGCCCGGTCGAGAAGCTGGACACCCCCGACACGCCCACCATCGAGACGCTCGCCGAGCACCTGGGCGTGCCCGCCTCGGCGACGCTGAAGAACCTGCTGGTCAAGGTGGACGGCGAGATCACCGCGGTCGGTGTCCCCGGCGACCGCGAGGTGGATCTGGGCAAGCTCGGCGAGCAGCTCGCACCCGCCACCGTCGAGCTGGTCACCGCGGAGGACTTCGAGGGCCGCCAGGACCTGGTCCGCGGCTACGTGGGACCGCAGGGCGGCATGGCCGGCAAGGCGTTCCGCTACCTCGCCGATCCGCGGGTGGCCCCCGGCACCTCCTGGGTCACGGGTGCCAACGAGGAGGGCAAGCACGCCCGCAACGTGGTCTGCGGACGGGACTTCGAGGTCGACCAGTACCTCGACGTCGTCGTGGTCGAGCCGGGCGACCCCTGCCCGAACTGCGGCGCCGGCATCGAACTGGACCGCGCCATCGAGATCGGCCACATCTTCCAGCTCGGCCGCAAGTACGCCGACGCGTTCGAACTCGACGTGCTCGGCCAGGACGGCAAGCCGGTCCGCGTCACGATGGGTTCCTACGGCATCGGCGTCTCGCGGGCTGTGGCCGCACTGGCCGAGCAGCACGCCGACGAGCACGGCCTGTACTGGCCGCGCGAGGTGGCGCCCGCCGATGTGCACGTGGTCGCGGCGGGCAAGGCCCAGCAGACCGAGGCCGCGCTGGAGATCGCCGACCGGCTCGGCGCCGCGGGCGTGCGGGTGCTGGTGGACGACCGCACGAGCGTCTCCCCGGGGGTGAAGTTCACCGACGCGGAGCTGATCGGGGTGCCGACCATCCTGATCGCCGGGCGGGGCATCAAGGACGGCCGTGTCGAGCTCAAGGACCGGCGCACCGGCGAACGCGAGGAGCTTCCCGTCGAAGAGGCCCTCGCGCGGCTCACCCAGGGCTGA
- a CDS encoding site-2 protease family protein — translation MTALMTILGIVVFVVGLLFSIAWHELGHFSTAKMFGVRVPQFMVGFGPTLWSKHKGETEYGIKAVPLGGYIRMIGMFPPGDDGAVRQRSSSPFRGMIEDARSAAYEELKPGDEHRMLYTRKPWKRVVVMFAGPFMNLVLAVVIFLLVLMTFGVNTQTTTVSTVSECVIPASAQTDKCPEGAEDSPAKAAGLQPGDKIVSFDGKRVEDWGALQRSIRDTTGPATLTVERDGARRTLHADLIENKVAKSDGHGSYVPDEYVSAGFLGFTPASGIVQQSFPQATDRMGDMMVNGVEALVALPGKVPDLWNAAFDGAERKQDSPMGVVGAARVGGEVFSLDIPPSQRVATMLFLVAGFNLSLFLFNMLPLLPLDGGHIAGAVWESLRRNLAKVFRRPDPGPFDVAKLMPIAYVVAGIFLCFTLLVLVADVVNPVRLTG, via the coding sequence ATGACGGCGCTCATGACCATCCTCGGCATAGTCGTCTTCGTCGTCGGCCTGCTGTTCTCCATCGCCTGGCACGAGTTGGGCCACTTCTCCACGGCCAAGATGTTCGGCGTCCGGGTGCCGCAGTTCATGGTCGGCTTCGGCCCCACCCTGTGGTCCAAGCACAAGGGCGAGACCGAGTACGGGATCAAGGCCGTGCCGCTCGGCGGCTACATCCGCATGATCGGCATGTTCCCGCCGGGGGACGACGGGGCCGTGCGGCAGCGCTCCTCCTCGCCGTTCCGCGGCATGATCGAGGACGCCCGTTCGGCTGCGTACGAGGAGCTCAAGCCGGGGGACGAGCACCGGATGCTCTACACCCGCAAGCCGTGGAAGCGCGTCGTCGTGATGTTCGCCGGGCCGTTCATGAACCTGGTGCTGGCCGTGGTGATCTTCCTGCTGGTGCTGATGACCTTCGGCGTCAACACCCAGACCACCACTGTCTCCACGGTCTCGGAGTGCGTGATCCCCGCCTCGGCGCAGACCGACAAGTGTCCCGAGGGCGCCGAGGACTCCCCGGCCAAGGCCGCCGGACTGCAGCCGGGTGACAAGATCGTCTCCTTCGACGGGAAGCGCGTCGAGGACTGGGGCGCACTCCAGCGGAGCATCCGCGACACCACCGGTCCCGCGACCCTGACCGTCGAGCGGGACGGCGCACGGCGGACGCTGCACGCCGACCTGATCGAGAACAAGGTCGCCAAGTCCGACGGCCACGGCAGCTACGTGCCCGACGAGTACGTCTCCGCCGGGTTCCTCGGCTTCACCCCGGCCAGCGGCATCGTGCAGCAGTCGTTCCCGCAGGCCACGGACCGGATGGGCGACATGATGGTCAACGGCGTGGAAGCGCTGGTCGCTCTGCCGGGCAAGGTGCCCGACCTGTGGAACGCGGCCTTCGACGGTGCCGAGCGCAAGCAGGACTCACCGATGGGCGTGGTGGGCGCGGCGCGGGTCGGCGGTGAGGTCTTCTCGCTCGACATCCCGCCGAGCCAGCGGGTCGCGACGATGCTCTTCCTGGTGGCCGGGTTCAATCTGAGCCTGTTCCTGTTCAACATGCTGCCGCTGCTGCCGCTGGACGGCGGACACATCGCGGGGGCTGTGTGGGAGTCGCTCCGGCGGAATCTGGCCAAGGTCTTCCGGCGGCCCGACCCCGGCCCCTTCGACGTCGCCAAGCTGATGCCCATCGCCTACGTGGTGGCCGGGATCTTCCTGTGCTTCACCCTGCTGGTGCTGGTGGCGGATGTGGTCAATCCGGTCAGACTCACCGGCTGA
- the dxr gene encoding 1-deoxy-D-xylulose-5-phosphate reductoisomerase, whose amino-acid sequence MTDSLADPHLRHPGTEPSGNGTAASPAGAPRDIVILGSTGSIGTQAVDVVLKNPGRFRVTALAASGGRVDLLAEQARLLRVGTVAVARTEAVPDLRTALRAAYGSGEPLPEVLAGPDAATELAGSPCHTVLNGITGSIGLAPTLAALEAGRVLALANKESLIVGGPLVRALARPGQIVPVDSEHSALFQALLGGTRAEVRKLLVTASGGPFRGRSRSELAEVTPSEAMAHPTWEMGPVITVNSATLVNKGLEVIEAHLLYDIPFERIQVVVHPQSAVHSMVEFTDGSTLAQCGPPDMRLPIALGLGWPERVPDAGPVFSWTEAMSWDFYPLDEEAFPAVPLACRVGALGGTAPAVFNAANEECVEAFLAGRLPFTGIVDTVAAVVEEHGTPDGTGLTLSDVLAAEKWARARARDLAARSATATAEARA is encoded by the coding sequence ATGACCGACTCCCTCGCTGACCCGCATCTGCGCCATCCCGGCACCGAGCCGTCCGGCAACGGCACGGCAGCGTCACCGGCGGGCGCACCGCGCGACATCGTGATCCTCGGCTCGACGGGCTCGATCGGCACGCAGGCCGTCGACGTCGTGCTGAAGAACCCCGGCCGGTTCCGGGTGACCGCGCTGGCGGCCTCGGGCGGCCGCGTGGACCTGCTCGCCGAGCAGGCGCGGCTGCTGCGGGTGGGCACGGTCGCCGTGGCCCGTACGGAGGCGGTTCCCGACCTGCGTACGGCCCTGCGCGCGGCCTACGGCAGCGGAGAGCCGCTGCCCGAGGTGCTGGCGGGGCCGGACGCGGCGACGGAGCTGGCCGGCTCGCCGTGCCACACGGTGCTCAACGGCATCACCGGTTCCATCGGCCTGGCGCCCACTCTGGCGGCGCTGGAGGCCGGCCGGGTGCTGGCGCTGGCCAACAAGGAATCCCTCATCGTCGGCGGACCGCTGGTCAGGGCGCTGGCGCGGCCGGGCCAGATCGTGCCCGTCGACTCGGAGCACTCCGCGCTGTTCCAGGCGCTGCTCGGTGGTACCCGTGCCGAGGTGCGGAAGCTCCTGGTCACCGCCTCGGGCGGGCCGTTCCGGGGGCGCAGCAGGTCCGAGCTGGCCGAGGTGACCCCCAGCGAGGCGATGGCCCACCCGACCTGGGAGATGGGCCCGGTCATCACCGTCAACTCGGCCACCCTGGTCAACAAGGGTCTGGAGGTGATCGAGGCCCACCTGCTGTACGACATCCCGTTCGAGCGCATCCAGGTGGTGGTCCATCCGCAGTCCGCGGTCCACTCGATGGTGGAGTTCACGGACGGCTCCACCCTCGCCCAGTGCGGACCTCCCGACATGCGGCTGCCGATCGCGCTCGGCCTCGGCTGGCCCGAGCGGGTGCCGGACGCCGGGCCGGTCTTCTCCTGGACCGAGGCGATGTCCTGGGACTTCTACCCGCTGGACGAGGAAGCGTTCCCCGCCGTGCCGCTGGCGTGCCGGGTGGGCGCGCTGGGCGGAACGGCCCCCGCGGTCTTCAACGCCGCGAACGAGGAGTGCGTCGAGGCGTTTCTGGCCGGAAGGCTGCCGTTCACGGGCATCGTGGATACGGTGGCCGCTGTGGTCGAGGAGCACGGCACGCCGGACGGAACCGGGCTGACCCTTTCCGATGTCCTCGCCGCAGAGAAGTGGGCGCGTGCCCGCGCCCGTGACCTGGCGGCACGTTCCGCCACAGCAACAGCGGAGGCCCGCGCATGA
- a CDS encoding GNAT family N-acetyltransferase, which translates to MLTTTSTKVVEPAELQDALAVLRREPVNNAFVTARVQAAGLDPWRLGGEMWGWYRDGTLEALCYNGANLVPLCAGPEAVRAFAERARRQGRRCSSIVGPAGPTAALWSWLEPHWGPAREVRAHQPLLVTDRVPPDIPPDPLVRRVAKDEMDLVLPACVAMFTEEVGVSPLAGDGGLVYQARVAELVGTGRSFARIEDGRVVFKAEIGAVTPYACQIQGVWVAPDRRGEGLSETGMAAVVDHALRDVSPLVSLYVNDFNTPARAAYRRVGFREVGAFMSILF; encoded by the coding sequence TTGTTGACCACCACCTCCACCAAGGTCGTCGAACCGGCCGAACTGCAGGACGCGCTCGCCGTCCTGCGCCGGGAGCCGGTCAACAACGCGTTCGTCACCGCCCGCGTGCAGGCCGCCGGGCTCGACCCCTGGCGGCTGGGCGGTGAGATGTGGGGCTGGTACCGGGACGGCACCCTGGAGGCCCTCTGCTACAACGGCGCCAACCTGGTTCCGCTGTGCGCCGGCCCCGAAGCCGTCCGCGCGTTCGCCGAGCGGGCGCGCCGCCAGGGCCGCCGCTGCTCGTCCATCGTCGGCCCCGCCGGCCCGACCGCCGCCCTGTGGTCCTGGCTGGAGCCGCACTGGGGCCCGGCCCGCGAGGTGCGGGCCCACCAGCCGCTGCTGGTCACCGACCGGGTGCCGCCCGACATCCCGCCCGATCCGCTGGTGCGCCGCGTCGCCAAGGACGAGATGGACCTCGTGCTGCCCGCCTGCGTGGCCATGTTCACCGAGGAGGTCGGCGTCTCCCCGCTCGCCGGCGACGGAGGACTCGTCTACCAGGCACGGGTCGCCGAGCTCGTCGGCACCGGGCGCTCCTTCGCCCGTATCGAGGACGGCCGGGTCGTCTTCAAGGCCGAGATCGGCGCCGTCACCCCCTACGCCTGCCAGATCCAGGGCGTCTGGGTGGCACCGGACCGGCGCGGCGAGGGCCTCTCGGAGACCGGCATGGCCGCCGTCGTCGACCACGCGCTGCGCGACGTCTCCCCGCTCGTGAGCCTCTACGTCAACGACTTCAACACGCCCGCCCGCGCCGCCTACCGCCGCGTCGGCTTCCGCGAGGTCGGCGCGTTCATGAGCATCCTGTTCTGA
- a CDS encoding ferritin-like domain-containing protein, protein MTELAAVQAALRAEHAAVYGYGVVGGRIDEDREGEARECYEAHRARRDALRRTVRALGGEPEPAAAAYALPFAVPDGAAAVRLAAQLEDRVAGVYADLVRASEGARRRTAADALREAAVRSVRWKGGGVAFPGLTELGAGDSPASPSGAPDRSAVPGAL, encoded by the coding sequence ATGACGGAACTGGCCGCTGTGCAAGCGGCGTTGCGCGCCGAACACGCCGCCGTATACGGCTACGGCGTCGTCGGCGGCCGGATCGACGAGGACCGCGAGGGCGAGGCCCGGGAGTGCTACGAGGCACACCGGGCGCGCCGGGACGCGCTGCGCCGGACCGTCCGGGCGCTGGGCGGCGAACCGGAACCGGCCGCCGCCGCCTACGCGCTGCCCTTCGCCGTGCCCGACGGCGCGGCGGCCGTGCGGCTCGCCGCCCAGTTGGAGGACCGGGTGGCCGGGGTGTACGCGGACCTGGTGCGGGCAAGCGAGGGGGCACGGCGGCGCACGGCTGCCGACGCACTGCGCGAGGCGGCGGTCCGCTCGGTCCGCTGGAAGGGCGGCGGGGTGGCCTTCCCGGGCCTGACCGAACTGGGCGCCGGCGATTCGCCGGCCTCCCCCTCGGGGGCACCGGACCGCTCCGCCGTGCCCGGCGCGCTGTGA